The proteins below are encoded in one region of Bacteroidota bacterium:
- the polA gene encoding DNA polymerase I, whose amino-acid sequence MSNKKKKLFLIDAFALIYKAHFAFIRNPRMNSKGNNTSAIFGFVNSLIEILEKEKPTHIAVAFDSYEVTERQVIYTEYKANRDKQPEDITASIPIIKSIIEAFKIPILEVPGYEADDIVATITKKVPAEDFDIFMYTPDKDFAQLVTDNVFLYKPARKKKPSEIWDVEKVKKEFGIKRVNQVVEIQGLTGDAVDNIPGIPGIGPVAAKKLIAEFDNIENLLKNTDKLKGKQKEYVENNGDKAILSKQLASLLTDAPVDFDENNCKIKEWDKDTLETLFAELEFKNLGKRILGKEPQKKESIKITEDLFAVQYTEEKEKLKTEKDFDKKYINIENDDELEELIKKIIESKKFSFNIEFSNSLIKYTRIRNISFSLKANEAYYYKFSRDEDLVKKSLNKLKPIFENHEIEKISFDLKFTIRVFQKYGIDIKGKLYDNTIAHYIIDSGAKHEYEILSEQYLNYKPIISANLDSSELQNYYCEKADIYLQLFEKLKNEISESNNTELFFNIESPLIKVLAKMENEGVLIDKKALNEYSVLIEKELKELEKGIHKIAGIGFNINSPQQVGEILFTVMKLDPKAKKTKKSKQYSTSEDVLQNLAKKHKIAELLLNYRQLKKLKSTYVDALPEIIDKDTKRIHTTFDQSVTTTGRLSSKNPNLQNIPIRSERGRHIRKAFIPKDENHVLFSADYSQIELRVVAHTSKDKELLNAFQNNIDVHTATAANVFEVEQKDVTPEMRRKAKEVNFGILYGISAWGLAQRLDIPRKEGSEIINQYFEKYPGVKKYIELCIEKAREKEYAETIFYRRRYLKDINSRSAAQRSFDERNAINAPIQGSAADIIKLAMVNIDKVFQDENLKSKMILQVHDELIFDVYKPELEKVKEIVKDKMENVVKLDVPLIIDSGEGGNWLEAH is encoded by the coding sequence ATGTCCAATAAAAAGAAAAAACTATTTTTGATTGATGCTTTTGCTTTAATTTACAAAGCACATTTTGCTTTTATTCGTAACCCCAGAATGAACTCAAAAGGTAATAATACTTCTGCGATTTTTGGATTTGTAAATTCCTTGATTGAAATTCTTGAAAAAGAAAAGCCTACACACATTGCAGTTGCATTTGATTCCTACGAAGTAACTGAGCGTCAAGTAATTTACACGGAATACAAAGCAAACAGAGACAAACAACCTGAGGATATTACTGCTTCTATTCCTATTATTAAATCAATAATTGAAGCGTTCAAAATTCCAATTCTTGAAGTACCGGGATACGAGGCAGACGATATTGTCGCTACAATTACCAAAAAAGTTCCTGCAGAGGATTTTGATATTTTTATGTACACCCCCGACAAAGATTTTGCTCAGCTTGTTACCGATAATGTTTTTTTGTACAAACCTGCCAGAAAGAAAAAACCATCTGAAATTTGGGATGTCGAAAAAGTGAAAAAAGAATTTGGAATAAAAAGAGTTAATCAAGTAGTGGAAATACAGGGGTTAACAGGCGATGCTGTTGATAATATTCCCGGCATTCCGGGTATTGGTCCTGTAGCTGCAAAAAAATTAATTGCAGAATTTGATAACATTGAAAACCTTCTTAAAAACACCGATAAACTTAAGGGAAAACAAAAAGAATATGTTGAAAATAATGGAGACAAAGCTATTCTATCAAAACAACTTGCAAGCTTACTTACAGATGCACCTGTTGATTTTGATGAAAATAATTGTAAAATAAAAGAATGGGATAAAGATACTTTAGAAACTTTGTTTGCCGAACTTGAGTTTAAAAACCTCGGAAAAAGAATTCTTGGTAAAGAGCCTCAAAAGAAAGAAAGTATAAAAATTACAGAGGATTTATTTGCTGTTCAATATACGGAGGAAAAAGAAAAATTAAAAACAGAAAAGGATTTTGATAAAAAATATATAAACATTGAAAATGATGATGAACTTGAGGAGTTGATAAAAAAGATTATCGAAAGTAAAAAATTTAGTTTTAATATTGAATTCAGTAATTCGCTTATAAAATATACACGCATTCGCAATATTTCATTTTCATTAAAAGCAAACGAGGCATATTATTATAAATTTTCAAGAGATGAGGATTTAGTAAAAAAAAGTTTGAACAAACTCAAGCCTATTTTTGAAAATCATGAGATAGAAAAAATTTCTTTTGATTTAAAATTTACAATTCGTGTTTTTCAAAAATATGGAATTGATATTAAAGGTAAATTATATGACAACACAATAGCCCATTACATTATTGATTCGGGAGCAAAGCATGAATATGAAATTTTAAGTGAGCAATATTTAAATTATAAACCAATAATCTCTGCAAATTTAGATAGCTCCGAACTTCAAAATTACTATTGCGAAAAAGCAGATATTTATCTTCAATTATTTGAAAAACTAAAAAACGAAATTTCTGAAAGCAATAATACAGAATTATTCTTCAACATTGAAAGTCCTTTAATAAAAGTACTTGCCAAAATGGAAAATGAGGGTGTACTGATTGATAAAAAAGCTTTAAATGAATATTCTGTTCTTATTGAAAAAGAACTAAAAGAACTTGAAAAAGGAATTCATAAAATTGCAGGAATTGGTTTTAACATAAACTCTCCGCAACAAGTAGGTGAAATTCTTTTTACCGTAATGAAACTTGACCCAAAAGCAAAAAAGACAAAAAAATCAAAACAATACTCAACAAGCGAGGATGTTTTACAAAATCTGGCAAAAAAACATAAAATTGCAGAATTGCTTTTAAACTATCGTCAACTCAAGAAATTAAAATCAACTTATGTTGATGCCTTACCTGAAATTATTGATAAAGATACAAAAAGAATACACACTACTTTTGATCAAAGCGTAACTACAACAGGACGACTTAGTTCTAAAAATCCTAATTTACAAAACATCCCGATTCGCTCAGAAAGAGGAAGGCATATTAGAAAAGCATTTATTCCAAAAGATGAGAATCATGTTCTTTTTTCTGCTGATTATTCTCAAATTGAATTAAGGGTAGTAGCTCATACAAGTAAAGACAAAGAACTTTTAAATGCCTTTCAAAATAATATTGACGTTCACACAGCTACAGCAGCAAATGTTTTTGAGGTTGAACAAAAAGATGTAACTCCTGAAATGAGAAGAAAAGCAAAAGAAGTTAATTTTGGAATTCTCTATGGAATTTCTGCTTGGGGACTTGCACAAAGACTTGACATTCCAAGAAAAGAAGGGTCGGAAATAATTAATCAGTATTTTGAAAAATATCCGGGAGTAAAAAAATATATTGAGCTATGCATTGAAAAAGCAAGAGAAAAGGAATATGCAGAAACAATTTTTTACAGAAGAAGATATTTAAAAGATATAAATTCTCGTTCTGCAGCACAAAGATCTTTTGACGAAAGAAATGCGATAAACGCTCCAATTCAAGGAAGTGCAGCCGATATTATTAAATTGGCAATGGTAAATATTGATAAAGTTTTTCAGGATGAAAATTTAAAATCAAAAATGATTTTACAAGTTCATGATGAACTTATTTTTGATGTTTATAAACCCGAATTGGAAAAAGTAAAAGAAATTGTTAAAGATAAAATGGAAAATGTAGTGAAACTTGATGTTCCATTAATTATAGACAGTGGTGAGGGAGGAAATTGGCTGGAAGCACATTAA
- a CDS encoding outer membrane beta-barrel protein, translating to MKTKLIFTLAMMIALSSSAQFYGGVGLGYGAAANTDVIGSKTDNIGTETNIYGSFGQGANASLNAGFMFNDYLGFELGMNYLSGSKLTVADVDVTGFTQLSEASSKMLRLMPQFKVASESVYAKFGVIVPVMGKTTVETTKTVGGTETNIIGETVGSFSVGFISAVGYQYSLSESLGFFAELQYVGLSIKGNSSEITKYDAGGTDMLPNLNTQTIKTEYVDELKVTDNQDTNMPTKELRGSSQYSSFGLNFGLVFYIN from the coding sequence ATGAAAACAAAATTAATTTTTACACTTGCAATGATGATTGCATTAAGTTCATCTGCACAATTTTATGGAGGCGTTGGTCTGGGTTACGGAGCAGCAGCAAATACTGATGTTATCGGTAGTAAAACAGATAATATTGGAACCGAAACAAACATTTATGGTAGCTTTGGGCAAGGTGCCAATGCATCACTAAATGCGGGCTTCATGTTTAATGATTATCTTGGTTTTGAATTAGGAATGAATTATTTATCAGGTTCAAAATTAACTGTAGCCGATGTTGATGTAACAGGCTTTACTCAACTTAGTGAGGCATCATCAAAAATGCTTCGTTTAATGCCACAATTTAAAGTAGCATCAGAATCTGTCTATGCTAAATTTGGTGTGATTGTACCTGTAATGGGCAAAACTACAGTGGAAACAACTAAAACAGTGGGCGGAACAGAAACTAATATTATTGGAGAAACTGTCGGCTCTTTTTCTGTTGGTTTTATTAGTGCTGTGGGTTATCAATATTCTTTATCGGAAAGTTTAGGGTTTTTTGCTGAATTGCAATATGTAGGACTTTCTATTAAAGGGAATTCTTCAGAAATTACTAAGTATGATGCAGGTGGAACGGATATGTTACCGAACCTTAATACCCAAACTATTAAAACAGAATATGTTGACGAATTAAAAGTAACAGATAATCAAGACACAAATATGCCAACAAAAGAATTAAGAGGAAGTAGCCAATATTCATCCTTTGGATTAAATTTTGGATTGGTATTTTATATAAATTAG
- a CDS encoding aspartate/glutamate racemase family protein — MKTIGLIGGMSWESTLEYYRLINELTGEKLGKLHSAKIIMYSVDFEEIQNLQHLGNWTELGNTLADIAIRLENAGAEIILICTNTMHKVAQDIQEKISIPLLHIADTTAEEIKSRKAKTVGLLGTKFTMEEDFYKKRFKEKHGIDVVIPTKNQRQYIHDAIYNELCFGVMKDSTKQRFLNIINELVSNAAEGIVLGCTEIPLLIKQEDCKIPIFNTMQIHAKEAVNFSVDVKS, encoded by the coding sequence ATGAAAACAATAGGATTAATAGGCGGAATGAGTTGGGAATCAACTTTGGAATATTATCGTTTGATTAATGAGCTTACAGGGGAAAAATTAGGCAAATTACATTCAGCAAAAATAATAATGTATTCAGTTGACTTTGAAGAAATTCAAAACTTACAACACTTAGGAAACTGGACTGAACTTGGGAATACCCTTGCTGATATTGCCATAAGACTTGAAAATGCCGGAGCTGAAATAATTTTGATTTGTACCAATACAATGCATAAGGTTGCACAAGATATTCAGGAAAAAATTTCAATTCCACTTTTACACATTGCCGATACAACAGCCGAGGAAATAAAGAGTAGAAAAGCAAAAACAGTAGGCTTACTTGGAACAAAGTTTACAATGGAAGAAGATTTTTACAAAAAAAGATTTAAAGAAAAACATGGAATTGATGTTGTAATTCCTACAAAAAATCAAAGACAATATATTCATGATGCTATTTATAACGAATTATGTTTTGGAGTTATGAAGGATTCAACCAAACAAAGATTTTTGAATATTATTAACGAATTAGTATCAAATGCTGCTGAGGGAATTGTACTTGGATGTACTGAAATACCATTGCTTATAAAACAAGAAGACTGTAAAATTCCAATATTTAACACAATGCAAATTCATGCAAAAGAAGCTGTTAATTTTTCAGTTGACGTGAAAAGTTAA
- a CDS encoding gliding motility lipoprotein GldH, protein MKKIFALSILTSMILFSGCNKNVVFDKSQKIEDYIWNKQKIIEFDFDVNDTISTHLISFEIRHATHFMYDNLLVELIILTPSADTFSQDITLPIRDKEHEFKGKGAGDIWDISIPVFYDFNFPEKGKYKFQIKNAMPEAKTVAIMAVGIKIKKEVKNN, encoded by the coding sequence ATGAAAAAAATATTTGCATTATCCATTTTAACATCAATGATACTATTTTCGGGATGTAACAAAAATGTTGTTTTTGATAAAAGTCAAAAAATTGAGGATTATATTTGGAATAAACAAAAGATAATTGAATTTGATTTTGATGTAAATGATACAATTTCAACTCATTTAATTTCTTTTGAAATACGCCATGCTACACATTTTATGTATGATAACTTGTTAGTAGAATTAATAATTCTAACACCTTCTGCCGATACTTTTTCGCAAGATATTACCTTGCCTATTCGGGATAAAGAGCATGAATTTAAAGGTAAAGGAGCAGGAGATATTTGGGATATTTCTATCCCTGTGTTTTATGATTTTAATTTTCCTGAAAAAGGTAAATATAAATTTCAAATTAAAAACGCAATGCCTGAAGCAAAAACAGTTGCAATTATGGCGGTAGGAATTAAAATTAAAAAGGAAGTAAAAAATAACTAA
- a CDS encoding exosortase/archaeosortase family protein, with the protein MFERISIYYNKLIIKFKLEAFKEIIIFMAIILSMHLLWRLWGRVFDYKILGHHVLNPVFQILTDNLRNVSAWVSNVIGIETVIMGDYLVHTKYSLLGVTMGCSGLKQYYQIGGLLMLYPGPWKKKLWYIPVGFVVIYFTNVFRIVALYAVVIYKFEWFYFLHDWVARPLFYVIIFLLWVLWVERLAVKKEAKN; encoded by the coding sequence GTGTTTGAGAGAATTTCAATATATTACAATAAATTAATTATCAAATTTAAGCTTGAGGCTTTTAAAGAAATAATTATTTTTATGGCAATTATTCTTAGTATGCATCTTTTATGGAGATTGTGGGGGCGGGTTTTTGATTATAAAATATTGGGACATCATGTTCTTAATCCTGTATTTCAAATATTAACAGATAATCTTAGAAACGTAAGTGCTTGGGTTAGTAATGTTATAGGAATAGAAACCGTAATAATGGGCGATTATCTTGTTCATACTAAATATTCTCTTTTAGGGGTAACCATGGGTTGTTCTGGTTTGAAGCAATATTATCAAATTGGTGGTTTGCTTATGCTTTATCCAGGACCATGGAAAAAGAAACTCTGGTATATTCCTGTTGGATTTGTAGTGATTTATTTTACAAACGTTTTTAGAATTGTTGCTTTATATGCTGTTGTAATTTACAAATTTGAATGGTTTTATTTTTTACATGACTGGGTTGCTCGACCATTATTTTATGTCATAATCTTTTTGCTTTGGGTTTTGTGGGTTGAAAGGTTAGCAGTAAAAAAGGAAGCTAAAAATTAG
- a CDS encoding tetratricopeptide repeat protein, with amino-acid sequence MLRNSRNKFNEQDGFSDFKDFRIFAFRKKTKIMMKNTIFILFTIIISLLSLTNCKNSEEKKENETAIDKKLSHNYLSKKIKQISDEIKKHPNKAINYFNRAKLYETDNKLMLAIKDMEKAVSINKENFKYYNYQAKLYFDATNIKAAIKSYKKSISINSKDDYAFIRLGEIYLYQAKPQECVENLNSALRRNKYNPETYALKSSYYLQMKDTARAISNLRTSIDVDPDYFNSYLDLGYLYSLKNNADGIVYYTNALNLQPSNTKVLYNRALLYQNIDSFNKAITDYKKILEINSIHKSANYNLGYIFFLKEKYEMGIKYFTKSISAAPQYYEAYFGRAICYDSLNNKEKARKDYQKILSNKPDDKIVKQALSKLNN; translated from the coding sequence ATGCTTCGCAATTCAAGAAACAAATTTAACGAACAAGATGGTTTTTCTGATTTCAAAGACTTTCGTATTTTTGCATTTCGTAAGAAAACAAAAATAATGATGAAAAATACAATTTTTATACTTTTTACAATAATAATATCTCTTTTATCTTTAACGAATTGTAAAAATTCTGAAGAAAAAAAAGAAAATGAAACTGCAATTGACAAAAAATTATCTCATAATTATCTGAGTAAAAAAATCAAACAAATTTCAGATGAAATAAAAAAGCATCCTAATAAGGCTATTAATTATTTTAACAGGGCAAAGCTTTACGAAACAGATAATAAATTAATGCTTGCTATCAAGGATATGGAAAAAGCTGTTAGTATTAATAAAGAAAATTTCAAATATTACAACTATCAAGCAAAGCTATATTTTGATGCAACAAACATAAAAGCTGCAATAAAATCATATAAAAAAAGTATCTCTATAAATAGCAAAGATGATTATGCTTTTATCCGATTAGGTGAAATATATTTGTATCAGGCAAAACCACAAGAATGTGTTGAAAACTTAAATTCCGCATTACGCAGAAATAAATATAATCCTGAGACTTATGCTTTAAAATCATCTTATTATTTGCAAATGAAGGATACAGCAAGAGCAATTTCTAACTTAAGAACCTCTATTGATGTTGACCCGGATTATTTTAATTCTTACCTTGACCTTGGTTATCTTTACAGTTTAAAAAACAATGCTGATGGAATTGTTTACTATACAAATGCTTTAAATTTACAACCCTCAAATACCAAAGTATTGTATAATCGTGCTTTGTTGTACCAAAATATTGACAGCTTTAATAAAGCAATCACAGATTATAAAAAAATTTTAGAAATAAATTCTATTCACAAAAGTGCAAACTACAACTTAGGATATATTTTTTTTCTTAAAGAAAAATATGAAATGGGAATAAAATATTTTACGAAATCAATTTCCGCTGCACCACAATATTATGAAGCATATTTCGGCAGAGCCATTTGTTATGATAGCCTCAACAACAAAGAGAAAGCAAGAAAAGATTACCAGAAAATTCTTTCAAACAAGCCTGATGACAAAATAGTTAAGCAAGCATTGAGTAAATTAAACAATTAA
- the thrS gene encoding threonine--tRNA ligase — protein sequence MKLTFPDGNIKEFEKGISGYEIAKSIHPRLAKEALGIKINNNIQDLNMPVIEDGEINILKFDDEDGKKIFWHSSAHLMAEATVELFPNTKFGIGPSIDNGFYYDIDSGEKEITPIELIKIENKMLELARQKDNFVRKKVSKADALEYYKKNGDEYKTELINELEDGTITFYELGSFTDLCKGPHLSDTSSIKAIKLLTIAGAYWRGDDNNKQLTRIYGITFPKKKMLDEYLELLEEAKKRDHRKLGKELDIFMISEKVGSGLPMWLPNGVIIREKLIEFLTKEQRKRGYQQVISPHIGRKELYQTSGHYEKYGEDSFRPITTPSEGEEYMLKPMNCPHHCEIYNNDHHSYRELPIKLSEFGTVYRYEQSGELNGLVRARSFTQDDAHIFCRPDQLKEEFLDVVDIIQILFSKLGFEKFTAQLSLRDPEDTKKYIGSDEVWEKSEKAIIEAVKEKGLKTTTVIGEAAFYGPKLDFMVKDALGREWQLGTVQVDYNLPERFDLTYIGEDNQKHRPVMIHRAPFGSMERFIGLLIEHTGGFFPLWLAPKQVIILPISDKYINYAKKVWNYLNNYEIRTSINTSKEKIGKKIRDAEMKKTPYMLIVGEKEEQSNQVSIRKHRSGDLGTKDLESFVKEILKEIEN from the coding sequence ATGAAATTAACTTTTCCTGACGGCAACATAAAAGAATTTGAAAAAGGTATTTCGGGATATGAAATAGCGAAATCAATACATCCTCGATTAGCCAAAGAAGCTTTAGGAATAAAGATTAACAACAATATTCAGGACTTAAATATGCCTGTTATTGAAGATGGGGAAATAAATATTTTAAAATTTGACGATGAAGATGGGAAAAAGATTTTTTGGCATTCATCAGCTCATCTTATGGCAGAAGCTACTGTTGAATTATTTCCAAACACAAAATTCGGCATAGGTCCGTCAATAGATAATGGTTTTTATTATGACATAGACTCAGGTGAAAAAGAAATAACACCGATTGAGCTAATAAAAATTGAAAATAAAATGCTTGAGCTTGCAAGGCAAAAAGATAATTTTGTAAGAAAAAAAGTAAGTAAAGCCGATGCATTAGAGTATTATAAAAAAAATGGAGATGAGTACAAAACCGAATTAATAAATGAGCTTGAAGACGGAACAATAACTTTTTACGAATTAGGAAGCTTTACCGATTTATGTAAAGGACCTCATTTATCGGATACTTCTTCAATAAAAGCTATTAAACTTTTAACAATTGCAGGTGCTTACTGGAGAGGTGATGATAATAATAAACAATTAACACGTATATACGGTATTACTTTCCCTAAAAAGAAAATGCTTGATGAGTATCTAGAATTACTTGAAGAAGCAAAAAAACGGGATCACCGAAAACTCGGTAAAGAACTTGATATTTTTATGATATCGGAAAAAGTAGGTTCAGGCTTACCAATGTGGTTGCCAAACGGAGTTATTATTCGTGAAAAACTAATAGAATTTTTAACTAAAGAACAAAGAAAAAGAGGTTATCAGCAAGTTATTTCTCCTCACATTGGCAGAAAAGAACTTTATCAAACATCAGGACATTATGAAAAATACGGAGAGGATTCTTTCCGACCAATTACAACTCCAAGCGAAGGCGAAGAATACATGCTTAAACCAATGAATTGTCCTCATCATTGTGAAATATATAATAACGATCATCATTCGTATCGTGAATTACCGATAAAACTTTCTGAGTTTGGAACAGTTTACAGATATGAACAATCGGGAGAATTGAACGGACTTGTAAGAGCAAGGAGTTTTACTCAAGATGATGCACATATTTTTTGTCGTCCCGACCAATTAAAAGAAGAATTTCTTGATGTAGTTGATATTATTCAAATTTTATTCAGCAAACTTGGCTTTGAAAAATTTACCGCACAGCTGTCTTTACGTGACCCGGAGGATACGAAAAAATATATTGGAAGCGATGAGGTATGGGAAAAATCAGAAAAAGCAATAATTGAAGCCGTTAAAGAAAAAGGATTAAAAACAACAACTGTTATTGGTGAAGCAGCTTTTTACGGACCAAAACTTGACTTTATGGTTAAAGATGCTTTGGGTAGAGAATGGCAACTCGGCACAGTTCAGGTTGACTACAATTTACCCGAAAGGTTTGATCTTACGTACATTGGAGAAGATAATCAAAAGCACAGACCTGTGATGATTCATAGAGCACCCTTTGGTTCAATGGAAAGATTTATCGGATTATTAATTGAACATACAGGCGGTTTTTTTCCATTATGGTTGGCTCCTAAACAGGTTATAATTTTGCCAATTAGCGATAAATATATTAATTATGCAAAAAAAGTTTGGAATTATTTGAATAATTACGAAATTCGCACCTCAATTAATACTAGCAAAGAGAAGATAGGGAAGAAGATTCGTGATGCTGAAATGAAAAAAACTCCTTATATGCTTATTGTTGGAGAGAAAGAAGAACAAAGCAATCAGGTTTCTATAAGGAAACATAGAAGTGGCGATTTGGGAACAAAAGACCTTGAAAGTTTTGTTAAAGAAATTTTAAAAGAAATTGAAAACTAA
- the infC gene encoding translation initiation factor IF-3, with product MEYQYRVNSEIRADRVRVVGKNVNEGIYTNYEAQKMAENQSLDLVEIFGKGDIPVCKVIDFGKFIYDQKKKIKEQKVKSHKTVLKEIRFGPNTDDHDYKFKLNHAKKFLDEGAKLKAYVHFKGRTIVYKERGKILLLKFIQDLEEYGTVDQMPKMEGKRMIIFITPIKSKK from the coding sequence TTGGAATATCAGTACAGGGTAAACAGTGAAATTCGTGCAGATAGAGTTAGAGTTGTAGGAAAAAATGTAAATGAAGGTATTTACACCAATTACGAAGCTCAAAAGATGGCCGAAAATCAAAGTCTTGATCTCGTAGAAATATTTGGAAAAGGCGATATTCCTGTTTGTAAGGTTATTGATTTTGGGAAATTTATTTACGACCAAAAGAAAAAGATAAAAGAACAAAAGGTAAAAAGTCATAAAACTGTACTAAAAGAAATAAGATTTGGACCCAATACTGATGATCATGATTATAAATTTAAACTTAATCATGCTAAAAAGTTTTTAGATGAAGGTGCTAAGCTTAAGGCTTATGTGCATTTTAAAGGAAGAACAATAGTGTATAAAGAAAGGGGTAAAATATTACTTTTGAAATTTATACAAGACCTTGAAGAATATGGGACAGTTGATCAGATGCCCAAAATGGAAGGTAAAAGAATGATTATATTTATTACACCAATAAAAAGTAAAAAATAG
- the rpmI gene encoding 50S ribosomal protein L35 produces MPKMKVKSGAKKRFKITGSGKIIRRKAYHSHLLRKKSHVQKKNLTKDTVLHKTNENNIKDCLCL; encoded by the coding sequence ATGCCAAAAATGAAAGTAAAATCCGGAGCAAAAAAAAGATTTAAAATAACCGGATCAGGAAAAATTATAAGACGGAAAGCTTATCATAGTCATTTATTGAGAAAGAAGTCTCATGTTCAAAAGAAAAATCTGACAAAAGATACCGTACTTCATAAAACAAATGAAAATAACATTAAAGATTGTCTATGTCTTTAA
- the rplT gene encoding 50S ribosomal protein L20, translating to MPRSTNKVASKKRRKKIIKQAKGYYGRRKNVYTVAKNAVEKGLQYAYRDRRTKKRVFRSLWIQRINAAVRPHDLSYSKFIHLLDENNIDINRKTLADLAMNEPEAFDAIVKKVKK from the coding sequence ATGCCAAGATCAACAAATAAAGTAGCTTCTAAAAAAAGAAGAAAAAAAATAATAAAGCAGGCAAAAGGCTATTACGGAAGAAGAAAGAATGTTTATACAGTAGCTAAAAATGCTGTAGAAAAAGGACTTCAATACGCATATAGAGATAGAAGGACTAAAAAAAGAGTATTTCGTTCTTTGTGGATTCAAAGAATAAATGCTGCTGTTCGTCCTCATGATTTATCTTATTCAAAATTTATTCATCTTTTGGATGAAAATAATATTGATATTAACAGAAAAACTCTTGCAGATTTAGCAATGAACGAGCCCGAAGCTTTTGATGCAATAGTTAAAAAGGTTAAGAAATAG
- a CDS encoding NUDIX hydrolase: MPKVKLISSKTLFKKFVGVDELHFELIEQKTNIRRFVVTRPDASAILIFNKSSNKIVLIRQFRAAVFTKNNDGFVWEVPAGVIENNESAEQTIIRETLEETGYKISLPKHLSTFFPSCGLLNEKIHLFYAEVENKDKIQKGGGLDSENEYLEVVEFPVEKVFEMLEKGEFIDGKTLLSIFYFKNYLNSASKKTIKFYDF, translated from the coding sequence ATGCCTAAAGTTAAACTTATATCCTCAAAAACTCTTTTTAAAAAATTCGTTGGTGTTGACGAACTTCATTTTGAATTAATTGAACAAAAAACAAATATTAGAAGATTTGTAGTAACTCGCCCTGATGCTTCTGCAATATTAATTTTTAATAAAAGCTCAAATAAAATTGTTCTTATCAGGCAATTTCGTGCAGCTGTTTTTACTAAAAATAATGACGGCTTTGTTTGGGAAGTTCCTGCGGGTGTAATTGAAAATAATGAATCTGCCGAACAAACAATTATCCGTGAAACACTGGAAGAAACGGGTTATAAAATTTCTTTACCAAAACATCTTAGCACTTTTTTCCCTTCTTGCGGTTTGTTAAACGAAAAGATTCATCTCTTTTATGCTGAAGTTGAAAACAAAGATAAAATCCAAAAAGGTGGAGGTCTTGATAGTGAAAATGAATACCTTGAAGTTGTTGAATTCCCCGTTGAAAAAGTATTTGAAATGCTTGAAAAAGGTGAATTTATTGACGGAAAAACTCTGCTTTCAATTTTTTATTTTAAAAATTATCTAAATAGTGCCTCTAAGAAAACTATCAAATTTTATGATTTCTAA
- a CDS encoding YbaB/EbfC family nucleoid-associated protein — protein sequence MLNAFKLIGKLGEIKDKMKEVKERLQFIKIIHETEDGLIKVYATATKEIKKIEINENMLVPAAKEDLEEKLVKALNETIAKCDKEGKKETKESLKGSLPDIPGLDIDSLPI from the coding sequence ATGTTAAATGCTTTTAAACTGATAGGAAAACTTGGGGAAATAAAAGACAAAATGAAGGAAGTAAAAGAAAGGCTTCAATTTATAAAAATCATCCACGAAACAGAAGACGGACTTATAAAAGTATATGCCACAGCAACAAAAGAAATAAAAAAAATTGAGATAAACGAAAATATGCTTGTTCCTGCTGCTAAGGAAGACCTCGAAGAAAAACTCGTAAAAGCATTAAACGAAACAATTGCTAAATGCGATAAAGAAGGGAAAAAAGAAACAAAGGAAAGTCTGAAAGGAAGTTTGCCCGATATTCCCGGACTCGATATTGATAGTTTACCTATTTAG